ATGGGCGCGTGCACCGACCGCGAACAGGATGTGTCGCAAGAAGTTGGCGCAGAAACCGGGACGCCTGAATATGTCTACGGCGAGCAGGATGGTAGCGCCGAGACAGAAGACCTGATTGATGGCGACGGTTCAGAGGAGCCGAACGACAATGCCGTCGTTGATACCCGCGTCGACACGGGTCCCGCTAACATGGACAGCGAAGGTTCTGTGCCCACGCCAGAGGGCGACCTGACCGGTGAATATGGCATGGAAGAAGATGGTTCGCCGGAAACGACCAGCGAAACCACCCCCCAGTAAGATCTAGAAGATGTTGTAGCCGCCATCGATCAGGAACGTATCGCCTGAATGGTAGGACGAGGCATCTGAGGCTAGATACACAGCAACACCGCCAAAATCTTTCGGCTCGCCCCAGCGGCGGGCCGGAACGCGTGAGATCACCTTGGTCTGGAAGACTTCGGTGTTCTGCGCGGTCTCAGTCATGTCGGTGGCAATCCAGCCCGGCAGGATCGCATTGGCGCGGACGCCGTAGCGCGCCGTTTCAACCGCAATCGCTTTCAGCATTGAGATAAGGCCGCCCTTGGTTGCTGCATATGCCTGATTGCGCGCAGCGCCAGAGATTGCGGCGAGCGAAGCCACACCGACGAGGGAGCCGCCCGGATCACCGGCCTTCGCACGCTCTGTGATGTGCTTGGTTGCTTCGCGAAGGGTCCAGAACGCGCCGTCGAGATTGACAGCCATGTTCTTGTTCCAGGTTTCGGTGGTCATTTCCATGAAGCTGGAGGCGCCAAAGCCGACGCCCGCATTTGCGATACAGGTGTCCACGCGGCCAAATGCGTCGACGGTCGCTTTCATGGCATCCACCACGGCCGTTTCATCTGCAACGTCGACGCTCCAGGCTTTTACGTCGCCTGCGCCAAGTTTCGACAGTGCCTCCACCGCCTCCTTGTTCGCCGCTTCCTTGCGGCCCCAGATCGCGACATGTGCATTCGACGCGGCCAGCGCCTCTGCCATGCCGTAGCCGATGCCGCGATTGCCGCCCGTGACGAGCGCAACTTTGCCGGTCAGATCAAAAGGTGCGTAGGCCATATTACTCTCCCTGAATGTTTGACCGGCATAAAGCTGCAGAGCCTTGCCGGATGCAATCATGACGAGGGGGAAAGTTGTGTGCCGCTGAGATCTGGTTTCTATCGCGCGCGAAGGGAAATGCCAGCGCCGGGCCTGCGGCCACGATCTGGCAGGGCGAAGCGCACAAGGTCTTCCTCGCGGTCTATCTGAAGCCTGAAGGCTTTCAGGATATCGAGACCGAGGATCATGACCGGCGTGTCCAACAGTCCGAAACGGTCCAGAAATTCGGGGTTCGAGACGATGACATTGAAGCGGTCGACTTCGAAGTCACCGATTTCAAACCGGCGGCTGAACAGGACTTTGACGGGGGTGATGTTTCCGGTCGCCCCGACGAGTTCGATGTCGCGGACGGAATCGCGCGAGCGGCTTGCGCCTTCCGCAAAAGCTGAATTGACGACCGAGACGCTGGCACCGGTATCAATGAGGGCCAGTCCCTTTGTGCCGTTCACACTCACCTCGATGAAGGGCAGTCCGCCGATTCGTGTCACCTCAAGACGGGTGACAAGCGACCGGCTGATATGGGCTGGCGCGCCGTCATAGACCCGCAGCCGGGATCTCTCGAAATCGAAATCGAGCGTCCTCTGCGGCAGGCTGCTCGCCGGGATGACATTTCCGGTCGAGGGGAACCTCACCTTGTTGTTGTAGGCCGCCTGCGCGGCGTCCACCCGGACCGGGCCGACGCTCATACGGTCAACGTCGATGACCGGAAAGGTGCGTACGTCTCCAAGGCCGATGATCTCGATCAGAGCCGGGCTGGCGGGCGGGGCCACGCCAATAAGCGCGGCGGACTGGCTGTCGATGATGGGAAAGGTGGCGCCGGTGTCGACGATGGCGTCCACATCTTCGCGCCCGTTCAGGCGAAGCGTAACCACCATATGGCCGGAGTCTGTGATCTCGAACGGGATATCATCGCTGACAGCGGCGTGCGCGCTGAGCGGCGCGAGCGTCAGCACGGTCAGTAAAGCTGCGATGGTGGAGGTGAGTTTCACCTCAAGTCTCCCTTCTGCGCTCTCTTTGGCGGAGCGCTTCGATCAGGAGATTATGCCATCATTTGCCATTCTGAGGAAGCGAGGCGGCAAGCGCGACGCCTGCATCAATGATCCGGCTCGTTTCATCCCAGAGTTTGAGGCCCGGGACTTCGGCAAGATCAAAGAAGCGCGCCTCTGCCGCATCGTCGCCAGCGACCGGTTCGCCCGCCGTCCAGATGGCGAGATAGTCGCACAGCACATAGTGGCGGGTGATCAGCGTGCCTTCGCGGTTCCTGATAATGGCGTCGACGACATCGAGAAGACCCGCAATGCGCGCATCGACCCCGGTCTCTTCCTTCAGTTCGCGCAGGGCGGCGTCTTTCGCGGTTTCGCCCGCTTCGATCCGCCCGCCGGGCAGCGACCATTCCCCCGTCATTGGCGGCGTCCCACGACGTATCAGAAGGACCTGATCACCGCGCAGGCACACAATGCCAGCAGCTGGCTGGGGCCGGACGCCGTCGGCAAGTTTTGGTGAATTTTCTACGAATGGCATTGAGCAAACCTGAAGTGCAATCTAATTCCAGAGGTTGGGGGACACAGTATGGCGCGCTCATCGTCGAGCAAAAAGCGGATAAGTCTCGCCCTGCAGGGCGGCGGATCGCATGGCGCCTTCACCTGGGGTGTACTGGACCGGTTGGCCGAAGAGGACAAGCTGGAGATCAGCGCGATTTCGGCGACGTCCGCCGGCGCCATGAATGCGGTGGCCTATCTCTCAGGTCTGCGGAACAACGGACGCAAGGGCGCACGCGTCGCGCTGGAGAATTTCTGGAGCGACATTTCAAAGAAGGGCGCGCTTTATCGGTCCGCGCCGTCCAATCCGATGGCACAGGAACTGATCGGCAGTCCGTTCGGGTTCTGGACGACCAATGTCGCCAAGGTGATGACGACCTTCTTCAGCCCGTACGACCTCAATCCGGCAAACATAAACCCGCTGCGCGATATCCTGAAAACGATCGATTTCGATGCGGTCAGGTCGAGCGGTGTCGACCTACATGTCGCTGCCACCAATGTGCAGACGGGGCGGTTGAAGACCTTCACCGGCCTCGAGCTGACCTGCGATGCGGTTCTGGCCTCGGCCTGCCTGCCGCAAGTCTTTCAGGCGGTCGAGATTGAAGGCGTGCCTTATTGGGATGGCGGGTATGTCGGTAATCCCAACCTCGAACCACTGCTGAAGCGGAAAGATACGCGCGACATCCTTCTGGTGACGCTGAACCCGATCAAGCGGACGACGACGCCGCGAAGTGCAGCGGAGATCCAGGACAGGCTGAACGAGATCATCTTCAACACGTCGCTTCTGAACCAGCTTCGCAAAGATAACGTCCAAGAGGCGAAGCCTCCAAGAAGATGGCCGTTTGGTAGGACCAAATCCGATGGCCCACTCATGCACGCCATACAGGGCGATGATGTGCTGTCCTTTTTGAGCCTCGATACCAAGTTCGACACAAGCTGGCAGTTCCTGACCGGGCTGCGGGACAAGGGGCGCAAGGCGGCGGCTGACTGGCTGAAGAAGTGCGAAGACAAGGTGGGCTATAGCTCCACCGTCGACATCGAGGAGGTCTTCTTCAAGACCTAGGCGCCAAAGCGCAACATGGTGATCTTCGCCTTGCCGGCTTCGCGCGTATCGACCTCTGTGAAGCCCGGATGCTCAAAGGTTTCGCGGGCCTCGGTCTCAACGACGACCAGTGCGTCCGGGGCAAGCCAGTTGCCGGTTTTGAGCGTCGCGAGGCATGGCTCGACCAGCCCTTTATTGTAAGGCGGGTCCATGAAGGCGAGGGTGAATGGCTCACCAACGCCTGCGGGCTTCGGCCCAAGATCGGTGGCACTGCGGCGATGGATGCGCGTGTTTCCAAAAAGCTGGAAGCTTTCGATATTGTTGCGGATCGCGCCGCGGGCCGCGCTTTCGGTCTCAACGAAGAGGCAGAAGGCTGCGCCGCGCGAGATCGCTTCGAAGCCGAGCGCGCCAGAGCCTGCAAACAGGTCGATGACACGTGCGCCCTCAAGGTCAGGTGCCCAGGACGCGTGGGCCAGCACGTTGAACAGGCTCTCGCGCGCTCTGTCAGAGGTTGGCCTTGTGTCCCGGCCCGCAGGCGCAGCGATGGCCTGACCTTTGAATTTTCCAGATATGATCCGCATGGGCGAGGCGCTTAGCATCATGCAGGGGTGGCGAAAAGCGTGGGCGGCTGTATGAGCGAAAGCATGGTGCCAGACTCCAGACATATGACGCGCGCGCTTGAGCTTGCACGCGAGGCTGCCGCCGATGGCGAGGTGCCGGTAGGCGCCGTAGTCGTGGACCCGCGCACCGATGAAGTGGTCGCCGAAGGACGCAATGGACCGATCGGGATCCATGATCCGACGGCGCATGCAGAGATTGTCGCGATCCGTCAGGCAGGCATGAACCGGAGCAATTACAGGCTCACAGGCCTCTGGCTCTATGTCACGCTGGAGCCGTGCGCGATGTGCGCCGGAGCGATCTCGTTCGCGCGGATCGGCAAGCTGATCTATGCCGCGGAAGACCCCAAGGGCGGCGGCGTGGTGCACGGCCCGCGCTTCTTTGACCAGCCGACCTGTCACTGGCGGCCTGAAGTCTATCAGGACCTTGGCCATGCCGAGGAAGCGGGCCAGTTGCTTCGCGACTTCTTTCGCGCGCGCCGGGCATGATCTCGCCTTGATCGGGTGGCAGCTTTCAGGGCAGCATCGCTTCTGAAGGGGGACCACACCATGAAACCAGCATTGATCCTGACGGGGCTCGTTGCCCTGCCGCTTATCGCGAGCGCGGCCCTGCCGCCGCAATATCAGCGCCAGCGCGAGCTGGTCAGCATCATAGAGAGCGGTGAAGTGTCCGATGCGCTGGATGGCCGGCCAATCGACGCCATCGAGACGGACGGGTTTGATACCTACATCGTCACGGCTGGCGAATGTACGCTGATCGTGGAACTCACCGGCACCGGCGAGCGCATGCCAGATGGTTGGGTCGGGCCACGCCAGTATGACCTCAAGGTTGGCGAGGCTGAATGCACTGATCTGGAAACAGGTTAAGATAAATAATTATTGTGTAGCAATAATTCTTTGATATAAGGCATCCATCTTTTCTGGATGGGGGCGGTCATGGCGCACGACAAAAACTCAAGCGGTAATGGCAAGGCGGGGTCATATGACACGCTTTCAATCCTGGCGTGGGTGGCCGTCGCCATTCTGTCGGTGAACGTGTCCTACTTTGTCGGCGAGGAAGTCGGCGGTCAGTATTTCGAGAGCGGCGCGGACATTCTTCCGCTTCTCAATGGCTTCATGATCGGCCTCCTGAAAGCCGGGCCGACAATTTTCATCGCGTTTGCGCTGGCTGATTTCGCGTCTTTCTTTGGACGTTGCGGTCAGGGTCAGGTGTTCACGGCGCGGAATCTGAAGACCTTGCGTCAGGGTGCGGACAGCCTGATCTGGGCAGCGGTCACCAGCGCCGTGATAATCCCGGCAGTGCTCGGCTGGGTCGGTGATGAAACCAGCCGCAACATATTCAGCTTTACCGATCTCGCGCTCGGCGTTGGTCTGATGGGATTTGCCCTGCACGGGCTGGCGAGTGTCTTCGAGGATGCCATCGCGCTCAAGGATGACAATGACCAGTTCGTCTGAGGAGAATGCCCTCCCGGGTGAGATCATTGTCCGGCTGGATGTCATGCTGGCGCTGAGGAAGCGCCGCGCCAAGGATGTGGCCGCCGAAATCGGTATGACGGAAGCCAACCTCTCGCTGCTCAAATCGGGCAAGGTGAAAGGCGTCAGATTCGACACGCTGATCCGGCTTTGCGACGCGCTTTCCTGTACGCCCGGAGACCTTCTGGAATATGTCGGGAATGAGGCAGAAGAGAGCCGTTAACACTTTGGAATTGTTAAATTAAATTACAGAAAGTGATGCCTGATTGCCACACATGCATGTGGGTGCATGCAGGGCAGGAACGGGGTTCTTTTCGCGTCGTTTCCCTTCCCGTTCCGGACATAAACCGGAGCGGTAGAGTTACAGAACGTAAAAAGGATACCTCCCATGTTGAAGACCATGCTTATTGGCACCGCCGCAGCAGGTGCAATGATCGTCGCTGCCGGATCGGCTTCGGCGCAATCCTATTCCGACGAACAGGGCTTCTATCTGCAAGGTGGCTATAGCTATCTCGACATCCAGCCTGATGGTGCCGATAGCGGCGTCGACACGAACGCCATCACGGCGCGCGCTGGCTATCAGTTCAATGACTGGTTCAGCCTTGAGTCTGATATCACGACCGGCATCGATGATGGCGAGTTCGACTACAATGTCGATGAAGACGAGTTCAATCTCGATGACAATAATGACGGCGACTTCAACGACCTGATCGCGGGTTCCGGCGACATTGGCCTCAACTATCTTGTCGGCATCTACGGCAAGGCAGAAGTGCCGGTCACCGAGCGTCTCGATGCTTTCGGCCGCGCCGGTTACGCCTTTGTCGACCTAGACGCTGAGATCCAGACGCCGGGTGGCACCGCCATCACCACGATCGAGGACTCTGAAGACGGCGCAGCCCTTGGCGGTGGTCTCGATTATGCGCTGACGGAGAACTGGAATCTGCGGGGTGAATACACCTGGTATGGCTTCGGCAATACGGACACGCACGCTGCGATGTTCAGCGCAGGCTACAAGTTCTAGGGCTTGGCCTCGTTTGATTGACAGGGAACGCCGGTACTATTGGGTGCCGGCGTTTTCTTTTGCGCTAAAGAAGCCCGGCTGCGCGAGCGAGGTAGACAAGGCCGATGACCGTCACGAGCCAGCGCATCCAGCGTTTGAAATTGATGTCGCTCATTCGCTCCAGCACCAGCCCGCCGAGCCAGGTGCCGCTCATGGAGAGCGAAATAGCCAGTGCAAAGAGCCAGAGTGGTGGAATATATATCTCACCTGCTGCGGCAAGGATGGGCAGGCTCCAGAAGGCGATCTTTATAAGATGAGCGAGCACCTGCGTTGCCGACTTGGTCGCCACGATGGCCTGCCGTGTCATGTCGGTGCGCACGAAGAAGAGGTCGAGCAGTGGCCCCGCGACGCCTGCCAGCGTATTGAGAGCCTGGACAATGAAACCCGCCGCCTCTGCCTGTCCGCGCTTCTGGATGTCGACGTCGATGATCTTTCGCGGCACCCAGACCATGAGCGGGGTGAGGCCGAGCAGGAGGTAGACCACGGTCTTGTCCGGGCGCCAGGCGAGCAGCGCAAGCAGCAGGACCGCGCCAACCGAGCCGGCCGCATAGCGGGCGAAGATCGCCCAGTTGATTTGCCCGCGAAGCAGCCAGGCCCGCCAGCCATTGGACACCATCTGGATGGCGCCGTGAACGATCATCGCCGTGGCCACGGGCAGGAGAGCGGTCAGGACGCCCATCAGGATCAGGCCGCCCGCCATGCCGAAAATGCCCGAGATGAAAGCCGTCACGAGCGTGGCAAGAAGGATTATGGCGGCGCTAAGCGGGCTCATGCGGTCTTGCGATACGCCGATTGCGCAGCGTGCGCCAGCATCTGGCCTATCGGGCCTTTCCCTTTGCAAGAGGCAGGTGAGGGCCTAATCGCTTTGTCATGTCTGATGATGCACATCCCCGCCGCAACGGCCCCTGGACGGTCCACGAAACCGCGCTCTCCTATGAGAACCCCTGGATCCGCGTGGAGACCAGCCAGGTCGCCCATCCAGACGGAAGTCCGGGCATCTATGGCGTGGTGCGCTACGCCAACCTCGCCATTGGTGTGCTGCCGATTGATGCGAGCGGTCATACCTGGATTGTTGGCCAGCACAGGTTTCCGTTTGATGCCTATAGCTGGGAGCTGCCTGAAGGCGGCGGCCCCAAGGCGGAAGACCCTTTAGATGCGGCGAAACGCGAACTGGCTGAGGAAACAGGTCTTCGCGCCGAGCACTGGCAGGCGCTGGGCCGCTGGGATGTGTCGAATTCCGTGAGCGATGAGAAGGCGATTGGCTATCTTGCCTGGGGGCTGCGAGAGGGCGAGGCGCAGCCGGAGCCTTCTGAGGCGTTGACGGTGAAACGTGTCTCTTTCCCGGACCTGGTCGGTATGTGTCTCGATGGTGAGATCACGGACGCGTTCACGCACCTCATGGTGTTTGCCGCACTCGAACGCGCAAGGCGTGGGCAATTGCCAGAGGAGATCGGCAGCCTCCTGCGTCAATAAGGGCTGAGGGCCTACTCTCGACATAGCTGCAACTTCGCCGTTTCTGGGGAGCGGGAAGAGTGCAGGGGATTACCGAATGTCGAAGCGGGCAAGGCAGATCAGCCGGGCACACAAGCTGCTGGGGCTTGTTGTCGGGGCGCAGCTTCTCTTCTGGACGCTGAGCGGCTTCTATTTCACACTTTTCCCGATCGAGACCATTCGCGGCGAGCATCTGCGCGCGGGCCCTCAACCGATCGACATGGCTGCGCTGGAAGAGACGTCGCTACCGCAGCTGGATGCTGCACCGATCAAGCTCGAAGTGCGCCGCGTGCTCGGCGAGACGGTCTGGCTTGCCACTGGTGAGACCGGCGCGTCGCTTCATGATTTCGAGACTGGTGAGCCGCTGGCGCCCATCGGGGCAGCGGAAGTGCGTGCTATTGCGCTGGAAAGCTGGCGGGGACGGGGGGAGATCGTTTCTGCGGTGCTGGTCGAGACGCCGCCGCGTGAGGCGGGCAGTTCATCGCCGCTCTGGCGGGTCGATTTCGACGGGCAGGACAAGGCGACATTCTGGGTCGATGCAACGCGCGGCGAGGTGCGGGCGGTACGCACTGACAAGTGGAGGCTCTTCGACGTGCTCTGGCGCTTCCACATCATGGATATCACCGGCAAGGACCGTTTCGACAGCTGGTGGCTGAAGCTGGCAGCTTTCCTTGGCTTGACGACTGTCCTGTTCGGCATTGCCTTGCTGGTCCAGCGGGCTCTGCGCGGCAGACTGCTGAAATAAAGAAGGCCCCTGCCGGGTCGGAGCAGGGGCCTTTATCCTGACGAGAACATCTCGCTCGTGTGAGAAGAAAGATCAGTTCTCGGACCAGGAATAGCTGTAGCTGTAGGAGCGATCTTCGTCGAAGCGGGCCCGTTCAGCTTCGGTCAGTTCCGGGTTGCCAGCGATGAATGCGGTGACGTCCTCGTCGCGGAGGCGATCGCTCGATCCATTCACGCACAGGGCGCGATAGGTCTCGCCATTTTCGGTGAAGCTAATGATGGTCGGGGTGTTGAGGTCGGCTTCGCGCTCTTCGCACTGCTCAGCCATCTCCTCGACGATTGCACCGGCGGCTTCGAGGTCTTCTTCGAGGCCGTCCTCAAAGGCGCGCTCGATGCGAAGCTCCATCTGCTCACCGAGTTCTTCCATTCGTTCTGCGCGGGCTTCGACACGCTCTTCGATAACGAGAGCGATGCGTTCGGCACGCTCAGCGTGGCGCTCTGCCATGTGCTCCATTCTTTCGGCATGAGCTTCGATGAAGGATTCCAGCGCCTCAACATCGAGTGAGAGAGCGCCTTCGCCATTCCGCGACAGCATGAGTTCGCGGCCCGGGATGATGATCTTCACGCCGTTCTCGGTTTCGACCGTTTCGACACCCAGCTCGTCCAGATCCGAGACCGTGAGGTCGAAATCGAAGGACATGTTGCCGAGCTCAGCAAGACCGCTGAGCTTGGACAGGTCGCCCATGATCGTGAGGCCTTCGAGTTCCTTAAGCTCCTCAAGCTCGCCGAGATCGCTCATTTCGAGGGCGAGGATATTCATTTCCGATTCGAGGTCGGAGAGATCCAGCTCCTCCAGCTTTTCGAGGCGTGGGCTGAGCTTCTGGAATGGGTCGCTCAGCAATACGAACTGGCGGTCATCGTCATTGCCGTTCGAGCTGAAGCGATAGACCTTTGCGTGACGCTCGGTGGTCTCGGCGCCACCTGCCAGTTCGTTGTTCGCAGCGTCTTGCGGGGATGCATTTGCGGCGCAGGAAGCGGTCGCGACGATGGCGGCAGAGCCTAGGGTCAGGGCAAGCGTTGAGCCGAGCAGGCGGCGGCGGAGCGTCGGGGCGGTGTTCTGCATCAGTATAAGTCTTTCTTTTATGGGATGCGTCAGGGTGAGGTTGGCGCCGCGAAAGGCACCATCGGCCGGACCTGCAAGGCGCGCCGCCTTCACAAGGGTCTGACCATAGGAGAACGCCGACGATGTTCCCGCCCGAAGCACATCGGCGTCACAGGCTGCCTCCTGGTCCACGCGGAATGCACGCATGGCGAGGTGAGCCAGTGGGTTGAACCACTGCAGGGCCAGCACGAGCTGGGCGGCCTGCAGGGCAAGGAGGTCATTGCGCTTCACGTGCGTCAGCTCGTGCGTCAGCGCATCGCGCTGTTCGCGCGGGGAGTAGTCGTCCTCGAACCAGGCTGGCAGGAGGATGACAGGTTTGACGAGGCCCGTGACCAGCGGGCTGCCATTCAGAAGGCTGGAGCGCACATCATAGCTGCGCTTCACGCCGAGCTCGTTCGCGATCTTGGCCGTCAGCTCTGCAACGCGGTCCGAGGCAGGCTCGGAATCGTCGCGGATGAGGCCGTGAAAGACCGCCTGCTTGCGCCATGCGGTCGCGAGCACAAGCACGCTGCCGGCAATCCAGACCGGAAGGATGAGCTGGGGTGCGATTTGCATCAGCGCATCGAGCATGCCTGGCTCAGCGGCTTCGACCGGGGCCGGGAGCGGTGCAACCGGTGCGGCAGGCGCTTCGAACGAACGGGCATGTGCAACAGTGCCCGCATCGACGGCGACCGCGTGAACGCGCTCGGTGATGCTCGAAACGGTCGTCGTGTGCTGTGGCTCGGTTGGGGCCAGAAAGCCGAACAGGGAAATGTTTGCAGGCAGCGGCGGCATGGCGAGGCGTGCAAGTGGCACGAGCCAGAGGGCATAGGCCGCCTTTGCGCCGAACTGGCGGGCGAATGGGCGTCTGACGACGAGAACCAGTCCGAACAGGAAACCAACGGCAAGGCTGGTCTGAATGCTGTTCAGCAGCAGCGGATGAAGCTCGTTTAGAAAGGTCATTTCTTCAGTTCCCCCAGAAGTGCTTCAAGTTCAGCAATGTCTTCGGCGCTGAGCCCTTTGCCGTCGGCGAGGTGCGCCACCAGCGGGGCAGCGCGTCCTCCAAACATGCGGTCGACAAACTGGCGCGCTTCCTTGCGGCGATAGTCACCGCGCTTGACCAGTGGCCGGTAGAGATAGCGGCGGCCTTCAGCCTCGGTCGCGAGCGCGCCCTTTTCGACAAGGCGGCCGAGCATGGTCTTGATGGTCCGGATGTTCCAGCTCTTGTCGGAAGCAAGGACGTCCGCAATCTCGGCAGCACCGATTCCGGGCTGGTCCCACAGGACATTCATGATTTCGAGTTCGGCAGGCGCGATCTGCATGATACAGCCTCTTTTGATTACGGATGTAGTCGATATTCCTGATTACAGTTGTGGTCAATAGAAAAATTATGACAATTGCAAGGCAGGGGGCGCCGTGCGCAGGGTAGGCCCAATCGGGGCATATGGACGCCTTCTCAATGGTGACGCAGTGCGCGAAGCAGCCTATGGTCCGATCATGTCAGACGATGAAGTCCCGCAGAAATCAGGCGAGCCCATAGCCGGGTCGAAGGAAATAGGCGCGCTTGCGCACCTTTACCGCGCTGAAGTCTATCGTTCGACGATCTGGCGCCAGCGTCTCGACATGACGACGAACTGGGCCGTGGTCTCGACCGGTATCGCCCTGTCCGTCAGCTTTGCAAGCGCAACCGCCTCGCCCTTGCCGATTGTTCTGGTGGGTATGCTGACGGTGATGTTCCTGTTCCTTGAGGCGCGCCGCTATCGCTACTTCATGGTCTGGAAGTTTCGCGCGCGCCTGCTCGAGCTTGCCGTGATGGTGCCGATCCTGCGCGGCCGGGGCGCCATGATCCCGCAGGACCGCGGCAGCGCGCTCTCAGACGATTACATCCACCCGCGCCATCGCATCTCATCCTTCCGGGCGATGGGGCAGAGGCTGCGGCGCAACTATCTCTGGATCTTCATTATCCAGTATGCGGCCTATCTCGCGAAAATCTGGATCCACCCGATCGAGGCCTCTTCCATCGAGCAGGCGCTGGAGCGCGCGCATATCGGCGCCATCCCGGGCTGGCTCGCCATTATCCTGGGCACGTGCCTGCTGATCTTCTTCATCACGCTTACCGCCTGGGCGTGGGTTTCGGAGAAGGCTGACAAGACCAAGATGGCTGACTATCTCGATCCTGAGCCGGGTGTCTGACACGCAGATTTGCTGCACTGCAGTGAATTCAGGTTGCGCTTTCTAGCGGAAGCCTTATCTCGACCCCCAGACGCCTCAGGCATCGATCTTGTGATCCGAGAGCCAGACAGCCCGGATCGAGCGACTTTCCCAACCGATCGTTGCCTTGACGAAAGCAAGTCCTGATCAGCGCAGAACCCGAACGCGGCAGACTGGTCTGCTGCGAGCAAGCCTATTGCGCCTCCGCGGAAGATGACCGCGGTCAGGCCACAACTGAAAGATATTCTTTTGACCAATTTCAAAGACCTCGGCCTCGCCGAGCCTCTCCTTCGTGCACTCGCAACTGAAGGCTATGACCAGCCGACGCCAATTCAGGCGCAGGTCGTACCAGCCATGATGACGGGGCGCGACGTGCTGGGGACGGCGCAGACCGGCACCGGCAAGACGGCTGCCTTTACCCTGCCCATCCTTCACCGC
This genomic interval from Thalassovita mediterranea contains the following:
- a CDS encoding DUF2270 domain-containing protein, with product MRRVGPIGAYGRLLNGDAVREAAYGPIMSDDEVPQKSGEPIAGSKEIGALAHLYRAEVYRSTIWRQRLDMTTNWAVVSTGIALSVSFASATASPLPIVLVGMLTVMFLFLEARRYRYFMVWKFRARLLELAVMVPILRGRGAMIPQDRGSALSDDYIHPRHRISSFRAMGQRLRRNYLWIFIIQYAAYLAKIWIHPIEASSIEQALERAHIGAIPGWLAIILGTCLLIFFITLTAWAWVSEKADKTKMADYLDPEPGV